The genomic window CAATCTTACGAGTTTGAGAAACGGAAATCAGGAAAAGGAGTAGTAGGAAAAAGGTATAAAACAAACGATGAGCTCAGGGAGAAAATAGGAAGCCTGTTTCTCTATCGACCCGAAAATGAAAATAATCTTAAACTTGTCATATGTACAGGAGTCCACGCAAAAACAAACTCGTTTATTTGTCAGACAATGAAAGGAAAGCAAGTAAGAGTTCAAACGGGGCAAGTTGCAGAAACGGTTGGGAAATGGAATCGTTCGATCGAAGAGCTGAAAGAGGCGGCCGATCAAGTTTTAACCTTTGTTCGTCCTTTTCTTGAAAAAGTAAATTGGGATGCTTTGCCTAATCAAATTTTAACGCTTGAAGATATTTTTGATTCGCTTCAAATTACTGGCATTGAAGAGAAACTGGCTGTTGCATTAGCTCTGCAAAGTATTCCGAGTGAAAACCGTTATAAAGAAAAAGACGGGACAAATTATTACAAATTTGATCAAAACTTAAAGCGGCAGCTTACTCATTTTGAGTTGCCGATTCAAGCACAAAAGGTCAATCCTGCGTCAGCAATGGAAATTGTCCGTAATCTTTTGGCGTCCCATCCGCGGTTTATTCGCTGCGGGGTGGATGACTTAGGGACGAAAGAAGAAAGACTGACAATTTATTTTGACTTTCCGGATGCTGTATCCGAAAGTGAGAGAAAAGAACTTTATGACATGATCAAAAAAGCAACGGGATGGACAGTAAGTTTTTCTAATTCTGTCCGCCAAGATCTTTTGCAAGCTCGGCTCTTAAGGATATTTGGCGGTTCAATCGGATCGCCATCTATTCATATAAACGAACAGAAAGTGGTTGTTCCGATAGACAGACCGAGCGACGCTGAAAAATTGATTCATCAGTTTAAAGAAGAAACAGGATTTGACTTGCAATTTAAAGGAGAATCTCTTCCGTCTTTACAGAATCACGTGCAAAAGGAATTGTATCAAGCGAATACTCCTTCAAAAAGGCTTGAAAACAATGAAGCAATCGAAGAAGCAAAAAAATGGGCTCTGGATCGCGGAATTACCATTTATAAAACGGGAATCAAACAACTGAACGGACAAACGATTATGGAAGTCCATTTTATCTCACCGGAAATTGCCATCCGGCATGAAACGGATTTAGAAGAACTCTCTTACAGAATCGGCATGCCGGTAACTTTTGCAAAAAATCCGAAGCAAAATGAAATCATTCGCATCACCCTTGAAGCGATTCCTCATGATTGGGAATTAAAGAAAAACCCTTCCATTCATATCGATAAAAAGCTTGTGACTGTAAAGCTGGGATCATTGCCGGATGATGAAAAACGAAGGGAAATCAGCGAAAAGATTAAGAGAGAAACAGGTTATTCTTTGGATGTCATCGTTTGAGTTTTGGTGCATTGATTTACCTATCAAAAATTTTTAAAAAAGGAATCAAATAATGAGCAGAATAAAAATAGAAAAAAAAGTTTACACATGTGCTTTTGAATTGTTACAAGAAAAAGGTTTTGTCAGTCCGATTGACCTTTTAGTCAAAATGGAGCGGATCGCTACAAAGCAAGTAGAGGAGTGGAGATTCGGGAGAATTCCATATTTGGAAAGAGCTGCGACAGGCAATCTTGCGAAATTAAATCATATTTTAATGACACTGCGGAAATTTGCGAAAGAACAAAATCTAAACCTTCTAAGACCGTTTACATGTCTTGGGGAAAAGGGCCAAAGCAGCGCTTGCGTTTCTCGAAAACAGGAAGCCAGTACATGGAAGATTTGTATTCTACGCATTATGTACGAGCTAAAAAGCTCGGGGGAAAATCTTCATCTAATGATACAATAGTTAATAAAACGGGGTGATTTATATGGGAATGCCGGAAGGAAAACGAAAATATTCTTATGCCGACTATTTATCTTGGGATGAGGATATTTCTTGCGAGGTTATTAACGGGGAAATCATTAGTATGTCACCCTCACCTACCCCGAAGCATCAGGATGTAGTCGATGAACTAACTGCGGAATTCAAAATGTTCCTTCGTGGAAAAGAATGCATGGCATTTTCAGCGCCCATTGACGTTTGTTTATTTGCTGCGAAAGAAACAAATCATGATGAGATTAAAGACTGGGTCCAGCCAGATCTAATTGTCGTATGTGATAGAAATAAAATAGGCGAAAAATATATTACCGGTGCTCCAGACTTAGTAATCGAAGTTCTATCCCCATCAACAACAAGAAATGACCGCTTAATTAAATATAAAAGCTATGAAAAAGCAGGTGTAAAAGAATATTGGATAGTCGATCCATACCATATGTCGGTAGAGGTTTATAAATTGGATGGAACCGCATATAAACAAGCGGGCGTTTTTATAAAAGAGGATCGATTGGAAGTAAGTCTCTTTGAAGGTTTTTCTATTGATTTGAGGAATGTTTTTAAGGATTAATTTCATAAAAGATATTTAATCGACCAAAGTTCCACAATTTTTTAATGAAACTGACCTGAAAAGTTGTATTAATAGCTTTTTGGGTTGGTTTTTTTATACCCCATTAATTAACGAGAGTATAAAATAGTAAAATATTCCTATAAATTACTTTATTGACTCCAATATTTGGGTTATACTTTTCCTAAATTAGACAATTTGATAGAAGGGAAGATTATCTATGGCTGTTCGCAGTATGAAATTAAAAATGAAAACGAATACAGGACAAGATTCGATTCATTTACGCAAAGCTCTTTGGCGAACACATCGACTAGTTAATGAAGGTATTGCTTACTACATGGATTTATTGACTCTCTTTCGTCAAGATGTAATTGGTGATAAAACTAAAGAAGAAATTCAGTCGGAACTACTACAGAAAATCAGAGAACAACAACGGAATAATGGTTCTCTTAAAGAGATTGGAAGTGATCAGGAAATCCTTACTTTGCTTCGCCAATTATATGAGTTAATCATTCCTTCGGCTATTGGAGAAAGCGGTGATGCAAATCAATTAGGAAATAAGTTTTTGTATCCTCTTGTTGATCCAAACAGCCAAGCAGGAAAGGGCACTTCCAAAGCAGGTCGAAAGCCCAGATGGAAACGAATGCAAGAAGAAGGAGATCCAAATTGGGAAATTGAGAAACAAAAGGATGATGAGAGAAAAGCTAAAGATCGAACTGTAAAAATTTTAAATAATCTTAATAATTTAGGTTTATTGCCTTTGTTTACTCTATTTACAAGCAAACAAAAAGATATTGAGTGGCTTCCAATGGGAAAACGCCAATCTGTTCGGAAATGGGATAAAGATATGTTTATTCAAGCAATCGAGCGGCTTTTGTCATGGGAATCGTGGAACCGTCGAGTTGCAGATGAGCGGGAAAAGTTAAAAGAGAAAGTTGAGAATTATTATAAAGAGAATTTATCAGGTGGCGAAAAGTGGATAGAAAAAATTAGGGAGTTTGAAAAGGATCGAGACAAGGAATTGGCTCAAAACGCATTTGCCTCAAATGACGGGTATTTAATCACCTCAAGGCAAATACGTGGATGGGATCGTGTTTATGAAAAATGGAGTAAATTGCCTGAATCAGCTTCAAAGGAAGAGTTATGGAAGGTTGTTGCAGAACAACAAAGCAAGATGTCAGAAGGATTCGGAGATCCTAAAGTGTTCAGCTTTTTGGCTGAATTGGAAAATAGAGATATATGGCGAGGACATCCAGAAAGGATCTATCGTATTGCAGTTTACAATGGTTTGTTAAAACGGCTTTCACAAACAAGAGAACAAGCAACTTTTACACTTCCGGATGCTATTGAACATCCGCTTTGGGTACGTTATGAGGCGCAAGGCGGGACGAATTTAAATCTCTTTAAACTCGAACAAAATTCAAAAAAGGAACTTAAGGTTATTCTTAGTAAAATGATTTGGCCTAAAGAAGAGGGCTGGTTTGAAAAAGAAAAGGTAGAGATCACCTTGGCGCCTTCAAAGCAATCTATCCGACAAATTATTTTAGAAGAGCATATTAAAGGAAAGCAAGAAATAAGTTTTTCAGACTATAGCTCTGGTATTCCTCTTAAAGGGGTATTAGGTGGATCAAGGATCCAATTTAACAGAAAACATCTTGAGAACCACCGTGAGTTTTTAACTGCAGGTGATATTGGGCCAGTTTTTCTGAATTTAGTTATTGATGTGACACCGTTACAAGAAGTGAAAAATGGTCGGCTTCAATCTCCAATTGGAAAAGCATTAAAAATTGTGCCTTCAGAATATCCAAAAGTAATTGACTATAAACCGAAAGAATTAATTGAATGGATAAATAACAGTTCAGCTACAAGTAAGGTCGGAGTTGAGTCGTTAACCGAAGGAATGCGAATTATGAGCATTGATATGGGACAACGTACATCAGCATCTGTTTCCATTTTTGAAGTTGTAAAAGAATTGCCGAAAGATAAAGAACGAAGGTTATTTTATAACATTAAAGATACAGATCTATATGCTCTTCATAGACGGAGTTTTCTTTTAAATCTACCTGGAGAAGTAGTTACAAAAAGAATTAGTCAAGAAAGGGAAGAACGCAGAAAGAATCGACTTATTGTAAGAGCGCACATTCGAATGTTAGCTAGTGTATTAAAATTGGGAACAAAAAAGACCCCTGACGAACGGAAGAAAGCAATGAATAAATTATTGGAAAATATAGAATTAAATAATTTGTGGTCAGTTGCTGATAAGAAAGCTTGGATTCGAGAATTTAATGAATTACTAAATATGGCTTTCTATAATGAAGAGATTTGGAAGGAAAATGTAATCCAATTGCATCGCAGAATGGAACCTTATGTCGGTCAAATTGTCAGTAAATGGCGCAGAGGTTTAAGTGATGGTCGCAGAAATCTAGCCGGAATCTCAATGTGGAATATCGACGAATTGGAAGATACAAGACGACTGCTCATCTCTTGGAGCAAAAGGTCCCGTACGCCGGGTGAAGCAAATCGAATTGAAAACGATGAACCATTTGGGACTAATTTGCTAGAGCATATTCAAAATGTAAAAGAAGATCGGCTTAAACAAATGGCTAATTTAATTGTTATGACCGCATTAGGATATAAGTATGATGAAGGAGAGCCGAACAAGGATAAACGTTGGAAAGAAACGTATCCTGCATGCCAGGTGATTTTATTTGAAAATCTTAACCGATATTTGTTCAATCTCGACCGTTCGCGCCGTGAAAATTCAAAGCTAATGAAATGGGCCCACAGAAGCATTCCAAAAACTGTTTATATGCAGGGAGAGATGTTTGGTCTGCAAGTTGGAGACGTTCGGTCAGAGTTTTCTTCCCGGTTTCATGCAAAGACAGGGGCACCGGGAATTCGTTGTCGTGCATTGACTGAAGAGGATTTAAAAGATGGATCCTATGTTTTAAATCAATTAATTGAATCAAATTTTATAAATGAAAATGAGATTAACCACCTGAGAAAAGGTGACATAGTTCCGTGGGAAGGCGGAGAACTATTTGCGACTCTTTCTAAACCTTATAAAAAAGAATCTGATGATAATGAGCTAACCGTTATTCATGCAGATATTAATGCAGCTCAAAATCTTCAAAAAAGATTCTGGCAGCAAAACTCTGAAGTATTTAGAGTATCATGTCAATTAGCAAAAGTGGGCGATGATGAAGTTTATGTTCCAAAATCTGAATCAGTTAAGAAATACTTAGGTAAAGGTAAATTTGTTAAGGTAAGTGATAAACAAGAGGTATATAATTTGGAAAAATCCGACAAAATAAAAATAAAAATAAAAACAGACTCCACAATCGAGCTTCAGGATTTGGACGAACTTGGCGAAATTGCTCAAACTATTGAACTTGCGGAAGAACAGCAGAAAAAATACGTGACGTTGTTCCGTGATCCAAGTGGGTATTTTTTTAATAATGGAACGTGGCGTCCACAAAAAGAGTTTTGGTCAATAGTAAACAATATTATAAGAAACTGTTTAAAGAAGAAAATCCTGAAAAATAAAGTGGAGGTGTGATCGGAGGTTTCCCTAAGTTGTCTATACCGATTAGAATGCTTAATGAAATCCAATATTGTGAACGACTGTACTATATCATGCACGTACAAGGGATTTTTGAAGAAAGTGCTGACACAATTGAAGGGGATGCACAGCACCGCAGGGCGGAAAATCGTATGAGAAAAGGGACGATTGCCCCCACGGAATTGTGGGGGGAAGCCCCGCTTAGTTTGCATTTAGGTGATGATCATCTAAATATTGTAGGAAAGTTGGATACAGTTACTCTGGAAAAAGACCTTTGGGTGCCGGTAGAAAGCAAACACTCATCTGCTCCTGACGGCAGTCAAAGTTTTAAGGTTGAAACCTATGATCTACAGGGTACGGCATGGCCAAATGATCAGATTCAATTATGTGCACAAGGGTTATTGCTAAGGGCAAATGGCTATTCATCTGATTATGGTTATCTTTATTATCGAGGCAATAAGAAAAAAGTTAGAGTGGATTTTACTCAAGATCTTATCAATCTTACAAATTATTATATTAGGAAAGCTCATGAACTGATAAATAAGCCGATTCCAAAGCCGCTTAAAGATTCCAATAAATGTTTCCGATGTTCGTTGAACTATGTTTGTTTACCGGATGAGACGAATTATCTGATTGGTGCTAGTACGAATATTAGAAAAATTGTTCCTAACAGAGACGATGGAGGAATCTTATATGTTTCAGAACCTGGGACAAAATTAGGAAAAAGTGGAGAAAGCCTGACAATTCGCTATCCTGATGGAAGATCAGATGAAATTCCAATTAAAGATATCATCCATGTTTCTTTAATGGGGAATGTGCAATGCTCTACACAGCTTACACATACTTTAATGGCATGTGGGATTACAATTAGCTACTTGTCTACTCATGGACAAATGATTGGATACACAATGCCGCCCGTTACCAAGAATATTTTTCTCCGTAAGAATCAATTTATCAAATTTCAGCACTATGATCATGCTTTGAGACTTTCCCAATGGATCATATATGCTAAAATTTCAAACCAAAGGACTTTACTTCGACGTAATGGATCCGCGCCTAAATCTTTGCTTCAAGAATTGAAAGAACTCCGTGACAAGGCAATTTCGGCAGAGAGTATAGAAAGTCTAAGAGGAATTGAAGGTCGTGCTGCCAAACTATATTTTGAGGCTTTCCCAACAATGTTAAAACTTAAAGGTGTCGATAGAAAAGCTTTTATGAATGGAAGAAACAGAAGGCCTCCCAAAGATCCGGTAAATGCTCTCCTTTCTTTAGGTTATACACTGTTAGCACGGGATGTTTTAGCTGCTTGTACTGGTGTAGGATTGGATCCAATGTTTGGATTTTATCATTCTATTGAACCCGGAAGGCCGGCTCTTGCATTGGACCTTATGGAGCCATTTCGCCCTCTTATTGTTGATAGCGTCGTTTTAAGAATTTTAAATACACAAGAACTTGATTTAGACGATTTTTATCGAGGAGAGGACAGCTGCCAGTTAAACAAGAATGGCCGAAAAAAATTTTTTGCTGCATATGAACGTCGTCTTCATGAGACCTTAACTCATCCCCGTTTTGGGTACAAAATTAGTTATCGAAGAACTTTAGATGTAGAGGTACGGTTATTGGCTAGATACCTTGAGGGGGAAGTTAATGAATATAGGCCAGTAACTACACGGTAGGAGGAAAAGATGAGACAATATGTATTGGTAAGTTATGATATTTCTGACTCAAAACGATGGAGAAAGGTCTACAAAATAATGAAGGCGTTTGGAGAACATGTGCAGTATTCTGTTTTTATCTGCCAGTTGACCGAATTGCAAGAAGCGGACTTGAAAAGCAAATTAGAAGATATTGTGCACCATCAACAAGATCAAGTTATGTTCGTCCATATAGGCCCAGTTACACGCGATCAGTTAAATAAAAAAATATCTACTGTCGGAAGAGATTACTACCCAAGAGATTTATCAAAGTTAATTTATTAAAAAAATTCTAATAATAACTTGATGAAAATTGGACAAAATAATATAATGAAGATGACCTATAGGGTCGATTAATTCTGTGCGTGTGCCTCGGTAAAGAAAAACTTTGCCAACCACAGGATTATCTTTTTTCTGCTATGTATTTTGATTTTATTGTCGAGTACCGAAGTATGTCTAAAAGACCTGAGGGTACTCGAATTCTTTATTTATAAAGGTTTTTAAGGACTTTTTTAGGTTGAAAGCTCTTTGAAAAAAAGGTTTTTGCATACTTATTTTTGTTTGCCCTCGAATTTAACCCCCAAGACGCTGTGTTTTCAATGGGTTCCTCGGGCAGCAGTCTGAATACATAGCAGAAAATAAGGTGATTGGCACGGCGCCAGCTTGTATGACGTTGTCCAGAAATGCTTGTCTGAATACATAGCAGAAAATAAGGTGATTGGCACATTAAAGCGTAAAATTGAGCCATCTTAAGAAGCGCCGTCTGAATACATAGCAGAAAATAAGGTGATTGGCACGCACATCGATTTCCCCGAATCCTTTGCTTGAGCCCCCGTCTGAATACATAGCAGAAAATAAGGTGATTGGCACGCAGAAGCGATCAATATTCGTGAAGCAAGAGAATTTGTCTGAATACATAGCAGAAAATAAGGTGATTGGCACATCAAAACATTTTTAATGGTCATACGAATGTAAACATGTCTGAATACATAGCAGAAAATAAGGTGATTGGCACTTTTTAAATTGTGTCAATCGTCGTTTTCGAATTAACTGGTCTGAATACATAGCAGAAAATAAGGTGATTGGCACATTATTTGAACCAAAAGTATATAAAGATCCTTTAATGTCTGAATACATAGCAGAAAATAAGGTGATTGGCACTATTAGCCATATAATATTTTCCACCGTACCAATTTAGTCTGAATACATAGCAGAAAATAAGGTGATTGGCACGGTGTAGGTTTACCCAGTGAAATACTAAAAGACCTTCAATGTCTGAATACATAGCAGAAAATAAGGTGATTGGCACTTAAATATCGACTCATAGGATTCAGAAAGATTCCTGTCTGAATACATAGCAGAAAATAAGGTGATTGGCACTCATATTCTTCTTTACTACAATAATATTTATTTCTACCCGTCTGAATACATAGCAGAAAATAAGGTGATTGGCACATAATATCAAAAATTTCCTGAGCATCTAAATCAAGAGTCTGAATACATAGCAGAAAATAAGGTGATTGGCACTTTCTTTTAACGATTTGTTTTGATCAATAATATCTTGTCTGAATACATAGCAGAAAATAAGGTGATTGGCACACAAATTAATGGAATTAGAGCAGATGAATCAACTGTCTGAATACATAGCAGAAAATAAGGTGATTGGCACAACACTCAATTGCAAGCGTTAGAAAGCACCATTGTAGGTCTGAATACATAGCAGAAAATAAGGTGATTGGCACTCTCAGATATCCAATTGAAAGGAGTTTGCTCTGCACTGTGTCTGAATACATAGCAGAAAATAAGGTGATTGGCACCAAAGGAGGCGGTGGTGATGTGATGTGCCAAATTGGTCTGAATACATAGCAGAAAATAAGGTGATTGGCACCGGAAATAGATATTTTTTAGCTTGACATCTACTTGACGTCTGAATACATAGCAGAAAATAAGGTGATTGGCACTTTTGATGACTTGACAAGAGAAGAACGTATTCAGAGTCTGAATACATAGCAGAAAATAAGGTGATTGGCACATTTTTGAGCCAATACCCCTTGCATAAGCAGGTATTAAGTCTGAATACATAGCAGAAAATAAGGTGATTGGCACCTCTACTTTCAGTTAATTCTTTGGGATAATCATTTAGTCTGAATACATAGCAGAAAATAAGGTGATTGGCACAATGTTTAGTGTCACTTTAATACTGTGAAATTGTTGTCTGAATACATAGCAGAAAATAAGGTGATTGGCACAAAAAAATTGCGGACGAGCTGTTGCGAATCGGTATCGTCTGAATACATAGCAGAAAATAAGGTGATTGGCACGCATTATCTGCGGCTGTATTTGCATTATCCGCCGCATTGTCTGAATACATAGCAGAAAATAAGGTGATTGGCACCTTTACTTTTTTGAGGTTTCTCCAACTTCTCCAATGAATGTCTGAATACATAGCAGAAAATAAGGTGATTGGCACTCTGAAAAAGTGAAAGAAAGATATAAACGTATGTTTAGGTCTGAATACATAGCAGAAAATAAGGTGATTGGCACCTTTCTGTTTCTGTTGATAAAGATTGTTTTCAAAATGTCTGAATACATAGCAGAAAATAAGGTGATTGGCACGTCAAGTTCCTTAATGGTTTCTATCATAAGATTTAAGTCTGAATACATAGCAGAAAATAAGGTGATTGGCACCCTTCGGTTGATTTCAACCCCTGTCCGTGCTTTGTGTCTGAATACATAGCAGAAAATAAGGTGATTGGCACCAGTCATCGATCAGGGAAGGAAGGTCAAGAGAAACACCGTCTGAATACATAGCAGAAAATAAGGTGATTGGCACATTTAGATGGCTTTGATGATGAAACAAAAATTGAGGGTCTGAATACATAGCAGAAAATAAGGTGATTGGCACATCTAGATTCACTGATTCTCACCTTTAATTCTTCGTCTGAATACATAGCAGAAAATAAGGTGATTGGCACTTTGGTTGCTTAATCCCTTTTCATAGAGTTCATCGTCTGAATACATAGCAGAAAATAAGGTGATTGGCACATCTTCTCCTTAAAGACAAATTGATCTCGAAAGCGTCTGAATACATAGCAGAAAATAAGGTGATTGGCACTAGAAATCGAGGTGAATGAATTGAGTACTCAAAAAGTCTGAATACATAGCAGAAAATAAGGTGATTGGCACTAACAAACCAAGATGGATTTAATTGGCTGGATACTCGTCTGAATACATAGCAGAAAATAAGGTGATTGGCACTCATCAATAAAGGCAATATGAACTTTTTCTAGACCAAGTCTGAATACATAGCAGAAAATAAGGTGATTGGCACATCATGGATTGTAAAGGCGTATCCACTGATAAATAGGTCTGAATACATAGCAGAAAATAAGGTGATTGGCACGCAGTAGGTGATACTGTATGCAATCAAAATATTGTGGTCTGAATACATAGCAGAAAATAAGGTGATTGGCACCAGTTGGATTCGTTATTATTGGATTTTCTACTGGGTCTGAATACATAGCAGAAAATAAGGTGATTGGCACCATACGGATTCGATTTGAACGAAGAAGAAAAACTAGTGTCTGAATACATAGCAGAAAATAAGGTGATTGGCACTTCATAAGACAGTTTGTCGATCGGTACTTGATCTTGTGTCTGAATACATAGCAGAAAATAAGGTGATTGGCACTATAAAAAGTTGATTTTATTTATATTATATGGTATGTCTGAATACATAGCAGAAAATAAGGTGATTGGCACATAGCTGATAATGTTTTACCCGAACCTGCTTGACCAGGTCTGAATACATAGCAGAAAATAAGGTGATTGGCACAAAACGCCCCCATTTCTATTACCTATTCTTGTTTCTGTCTGAATACATAGCAGAAAATAAGGTGATTGGCACCAAAAAAATTTTTTCACGAAAAATATCCTTTCGTGGAGTCTGAATACATAGCAGAAAATAAGGTGATTGGCACAGGAATTGTCAGCAGAACTTGAATTATTGAAACAAGGTCTGAATACATAGCAGAAAATAAGGTGATTGGCACGAAATATGAAACGAACAGACACCATGTGTGACCGTCAAGTGAAATATTACAATTTCCGATAATTAATTTTTTACACTTTTAATTAAATATAGAGGATCTATGTTTCATTCTATAACTATCTTCATTTAGGTGAATAATTTCAGCTTTATGAAGAATTCTATCTAAGATGGCAGTGGTAATCGCTGGATCACCTAATAATTCCCCCCATTCCTTTGGCGCTTTATTAGATGTTAGTATAATAGACGACTTATTATATAAATCGTTAATTAGGTGGAAGAATAAGTTAGCTTCATGTTGGTCCATGGCCATAAACATAAGATCATCTATAATAATCAAATCTGCACTTCGGATTCTTTTTATTTTTGTTTGAGATTTACGTGAAATTTCTTCTGTTTTCAATGTATGTATCAGCTCTCCCATTGTAATAAACATCACTTTATAGCCTTGATTTATAGCTACAAATCCTAAACCCACCGCCAAGTGGGTCTTTCCGACACCTGGCGGTCCAAGGAAAATGATGTTATACAATTGTTCAATCCATGTTAATTCCTTAAGTTGATTCAATTGCTTCCTGCTTAATGATTGTTGCTCCTCTAAATTAAATTCATCTATTGTTCTTTGAAACGGAAAATTTGCCCACTTTAGTCGCTTTTCTAACTGCTTTTCTTCCCTTCTTTTTTGCTCGTATTCTAAAATGCAATTAAGAAAAGTGAGATATGAGGAATCGTTCGTTTCGGCTTCTTTAACTAAAGTTGGCAAATAATGAGCCGTTTCCTTCAAACGAAGAGCTTTTAAAAGCTCTTGTGATTTTGATAATGAGTTCATTTTTGCCCCTCCAATACAGATATGTATTTATTCACATCACGTTTTTGCGTATTGATTTGGTTGATTTGATTTTTACGTTCCACAACTGGTATTACCACTTGTTCCTTATCCTTACTGCTGCTGTTTATTTGTTTTTGTTGTTGAAGGTACTGAGCCATATCGGTAAAGTCGGTTGCTGTATAAAGCTTTTTATTCATGCATTCCTCCAAAGCTTTATCCACTACGGACTGCTTTATTAATCGGATTTGCTTCAAAATAATTTGTAATTGGTCCCGTATATAACGAGGTTTCTTTTTTCGAATTTCTTGTAAATAGGATTTGGCAAGTTCAGAATTTGTGAAATAACGTGAGACCGTTTCAATATAAGCATCAATACCTTTTGTTCGGTCTCGTGTATGCTGACGATCTTGGATTAATTGTCCTTTGCCAGGGAATATTTTATGTTTAGCTATCAAAGGACCGTCTGCTTTTTCATAAATAAACAAGTATCCATCAGATTCAGTTATATAAACTTCTTTTTGTTTGTTATATGTCCCAAGAGGGACTGAATAACGATTTGATTGATATCGTATAGTGTTGTCTTTACGAACAGCCCTTGTTATACTGGAGTAAGGATTTAAGTTAGATAATTTGTTGAGGACTGGTCTTAAGTATTGCTTTTCTTTCTGAAATACTTCGACTGGTCTTTTTTTCGTTGTATTGTGTATTTTATAATTACCAGTGCGGTTCAGCCATTCCCAGCCCGCCTCATTCCATTCATCAATATTTGTGAATTCCCGATGTTTAGCAAAGTTATGTTTGATATATCCTACAACATTTTCAATTTTCCCTTTGCTTTCCGGATCAGCTTTACGGCAAACTCTCAATTTTAATTTTCTTTCTTGTCGATAGGATTCAAACTCCTTTGTTAATATGAGATCTCCACCATTTTCACTAACAAGTATTAATGAATCCTGGTCATAAACAATTTCACGAGGGATGCCCCCAAACCATTGAAATGCATTTTCGTGACAACGTATGACATCACGAGTAGTAAAAGGTCGATCTAACCATTCCATATATTTATATCGTGAATGGGAAAGTACAAACGCTATAAAATATAGTTTTACTTTTTTCTTCCCTCGCGTATATTGATGAGTCTCCCCAAAATCAACTTGGACTTGTTCTCCCATTTCTACTTCTGGAACAGCTTCATAAGATCTGGGGAGTGTTTCCTTTGTAATTCCGTAATGAATCCTCAGTTCACGAACATAGGACCTAACGGTACCTTCGGAAACTTCCAAACTTGAATATCTTTCCTTTAACCAATCTTCCACTTGGGCAGCTGACAT from Bacillus methanolicus includes these protein-coding regions:
- the cas4g/cas1g gene encoding CRISPR-associated endonuclease Cas4g/Cas1g, with amino-acid sequence MSIPIRMLNEIQYCERLYYIMHVQGIFEESADTIEGDAQHRRAENRMRKGTIAPTELWGEAPLSLHLGDDHLNIVGKLDTVTLEKDLWVPVESKHSSAPDGSQSFKVETYDLQGTAWPNDQIQLCAQGLLLRANGYSSDYGYLYYRGNKKKVRVDFTQDLINLTNYYIRKAHELINKPIPKPLKDSNKCFRCSLNYVCLPDETNYLIGASTNIRKIVPNRDDGGILYVSEPGTKLGKSGESLTIRYPDGRSDEIPIKDIIHVSLMGNVQCSTQLTHTLMACGITISYLSTHGQMIGYTMPPVTKNIFLRKNQFIKFQHYDHALRLSQWIIYAKISNQRTLLRRNGSAPKSLLQELKELRDKAISAESIESLRGIEGRAAKLYFEAFPTMLKLKGVDRKAFMNGRNRRPPKDPVNALLSLGYTLLARDVLAACTGVGLDPMFGFYHSIEPGRPALALDLMEPFRPLIVDSVVLRILNTQELDLDDFYRGEDSCQLNKNGRKKFFAAYERRLHETLTHPRFGYKISYRRTLDVEVRLLARYLEGEVNEYRPVTTR
- the cas12b gene encoding type V CRISPR-associated protein Cas12b, whose protein sequence is MAVRSMKLKMKTNTGQDSIHLRKALWRTHRLVNEGIAYYMDLLTLFRQDVIGDKTKEEIQSELLQKIREQQRNNGSLKEIGSDQEILTLLRQLYELIIPSAIGESGDANQLGNKFLYPLVDPNSQAGKGTSKAGRKPRWKRMQEEGDPNWEIEKQKDDERKAKDRTVKILNNLNNLGLLPLFTLFTSKQKDIEWLPMGKRQSVRKWDKDMFIQAIERLLSWESWNRRVADEREKLKEKVENYYKENLSGGEKWIEKIREFEKDRDKELAQNAFASNDGYLITSRQIRGWDRVYEKWSKLPESASKEELWKVVAEQQSKMSEGFGDPKVFSFLAELENRDIWRGHPERIYRIAVYNGLLKRLSQTREQATFTLPDAIEHPLWVRYEAQGGTNLNLFKLEQNSKKELKVILSKMIWPKEEGWFEKEKVEITLAPSKQSIRQIILEEHIKGKQEISFSDYSSGIPLKGVLGGSRIQFNRKHLENHREFLTAGDIGPVFLNLVIDVTPLQEVKNGRLQSPIGKALKIVPSEYPKVIDYKPKELIEWINNSSATSKVGVESLTEGMRIMSIDMGQRTSASVSIFEVVKELPKDKERRLFYNIKDTDLYALHRRSFLLNLPGEVVTKRISQEREERRKNRLIVRAHIRMLASVLKLGTKKTPDERKKAMNKLLENIELNNLWSVADKKAWIREFNELLNMAFYNEEIWKENVIQLHRRMEPYVGQIVSKWRRGLSDGRRNLAGISMWNIDELEDTRRLLISWSKRSRTPGEANRIENDEPFGTNLLEHIQNVKEDRLKQMANLIVMTALGYKYDEGEPNKDKRWKETYPACQVILFENLNRYLFNLDRSRRENSKLMKWAHRSIPKTVYMQGEMFGLQVGDVRSEFSSRFHAKTGAPGIRCRALTEEDLKDGSYVLNQLIESNFINENEINHLRKGDIVPWEGGELFATLSKPYKKESDDNELTVIHADINAAQNLQKRFWQQNSEVFRVSCQLAKVGDDEVYVPKSESVKKYLGKGKFVKVSDKQEVYNLEKSDKIKIKIKTDSTIELQDLDELGEIAQTIELAEEQQKKYVTLFRDPSGYFFNNGTWRPQKEFWSIVNNIIRNCLKKKILKNKVEV
- the cas2 gene encoding CRISPR-associated endonuclease Cas2, encoding MRQYVLVSYDISDSKRWRKVYKIMKAFGEHVQYSVFICQLTELQEADLKSKLEDIVHHQQDQVMFVHIGPVTRDQLNKKISTVGRDYYPRDLSKLIY
- the istB gene encoding IS21-like element helper ATPase IstB — its product is MNSLSKSQELLKALRLKETAHYLPTLVKEAETNDSSYLTFLNCILEYEQKRREEKQLEKRLKWANFPFQRTIDEFNLEEQQSLSRKQLNQLKELTWIEQLYNIIFLGPPGVGKTHLAVGLGFVAINQGYKVMFITMGELIHTLKTEEISRKSQTKIKRIRSADLIIIDDLMFMAMDQHEANLFFHLINDLYNKSSIILTSNKAPKEWGELLGDPAITTAILDRILHKAEIIHLNEDSYRMKHRSSIFN